One segment of Ipomoea triloba cultivar NCNSP0323 chromosome 12, ASM357664v1 DNA contains the following:
- the LOC115998411 gene encoding F-box/LRR-repeat protein 20-like isoform X1: MTSSNLRVFEPNLLRNFLPRYPNLLKFECSEVISNSHVQFLAQTCPRIQSLNLNFKEKTQIYYETDDNLSFDDFDDEGLRAIAKGCCDLNSVLLRKRSGVGDAGVTSLVNFAPNLRVLDLSCCRRVTDEGLRSIGTANSLENLNLQGCCLISDRGLESLAIGPLCHTLKKLIIAECDRISDSGVGSLVKLRSLEGLDLGDCGPKVTDISATAFAAMRSLMRLNLSWLVNVSDHTLISLAQNCKNLTSLNLTGCEFVTGNGICSFQNHESLKELILRYCKNLLVSDLVYLVHGCETLERIVLDRALKIWIPALADHNVGMVFGRILGWISGAVTIEF, encoded by the coding sequence ATGACATCTTCAAATCTGCGGGTTTTCGAGCCCAACCTTCTCCGAAACTTCCTTCCCAGGTACCCAAATCTTCTTAAATTCGAGTGTTCTGAGGTAATCTCGAATTCTCATGTCCAATTTTTGGCCCAGACGTGCCCAAGAATTCAGTCATTGAACCTGAATTTCAAGGAAAAAACTCAAATTTATTATGAAACGGATGATAATCTGAGCTTTGatgattttgatgatgaggGTCTGCGTGCTATTGCAAAGGGTTGTTGTGATTTAAACTCGGTTTTATTGAGGAAAAGAAGTGGTGTAGGCGATGCTGGGGTTACTTCACTGGTTAATTTTGCGCCCAATTTGAGGGTTTTGGACTTGAGTTGCTGCCGAAGGGTTACTGATGAAGGGCTTAGATCTATTGGGACAGCCAATTCTTTGGAGAATTTGAATTTGCAGGGTTGTTGCTTGATATCTGACAGGGGTTTGGAGTCCCTGGCTATAGGGCCTTTGTGTCATACCTTAAAGAAATTGATCATTGCTGAATGTGATCGGATTTCAGACTCTGGGGTGGGGAGTTTGGTGAAATTGAGGTCTTTGGAGGGGTTAGATTTGGGGGACTGTGGGCCAAAAGTGACTGACATTAGTGCAACAGCTTTTGCTGCAATGAGAAGTCTGATGAGATTGAATTTATCCTGGCTTGTAAACGTATCGGATCATACGCTTATTTCTTTGGCTCAAAATTGCAAGAACTTGACGTCCCTTAATTTGACAGGTTGTGAATTTGTTACTGGCAATGGGATTTGCTCCTTCCAGAATCATGAATCATTGAAAGAGCTGATTTTGAGATATTGTAAAAATCTCTTGGTTTCTGATTTGGTGTATTTGGTGCATGGGTGCGAAACGCTAGAGCGAATCGTGCTCGATCGAGCACTGAAGATATGGATTCCCGCACTAGCGGATCATAAT
- the LOC115998411 gene encoding F-box/LRR-repeat protein 20-like isoform X2: MERLGDDVMALIFHRIQDRNDIFKSAGFRAQPSPKLPSQTCPRIQSLNLNFKEKTQIYYETDDNLSFDDFDDEGLRAIAKGCCDLNSVLLRKRSGVGDAGVTSLVNFAPNLRVLDLSCCRRVTDEGLRSIGTANSLENLNLQGCCLISDRGLESLAIGPLCHTLKKLIIAECDRISDSGVGSLVKLRSLEGLDLGDCGPKVTDISATAFAAMRSLMRLNLSWLVNVSDHTLISLAQNCKNLTSLNLTGCEFVTGNGICSFQNHESLKELILRYCKNLLVSDLVYLVHGCETLERIVLDRALKIWIPALADHNVGMVFGRILGWISGAVTIEF; the protein is encoded by the exons ATGGAGAGACTAGGAGATGATGTAATGGCCTTGATTTTCCACCGGATCCAAGACCGAA ATGACATCTTCAAATCTGCGGGTTTTCGAGCCCAACCTTCTCCGAAACTTCCTTCCCAG ACGTGCCCAAGAATTCAGTCATTGAACCTGAATTTCAAGGAAAAAACTCAAATTTATTATGAAACGGATGATAATCTGAGCTTTGatgattttgatgatgaggGTCTGCGTGCTATTGCAAAGGGTTGTTGTGATTTAAACTCGGTTTTATTGAGGAAAAGAAGTGGTGTAGGCGATGCTGGGGTTACTTCACTGGTTAATTTTGCGCCCAATTTGAGGGTTTTGGACTTGAGTTGCTGCCGAAGGGTTACTGATGAAGGGCTTAGATCTATTGGGACAGCCAATTCTTTGGAGAATTTGAATTTGCAGGGTTGTTGCTTGATATCTGACAGGGGTTTGGAGTCCCTGGCTATAGGGCCTTTGTGTCATACCTTAAAGAAATTGATCATTGCTGAATGTGATCGGATTTCAGACTCTGGGGTGGGGAGTTTGGTGAAATTGAGGTCTTTGGAGGGGTTAGATTTGGGGGACTGTGGGCCAAAAGTGACTGACATTAGTGCAACAGCTTTTGCTGCAATGAGAAGTCTGATGAGATTGAATTTATCCTGGCTTGTAAACGTATCGGATCATACGCTTATTTCTTTGGCTCAAAATTGCAAGAACTTGACGTCCCTTAATTTGACAGGTTGTGAATTTGTTACTGGCAATGGGATTTGCTCCTTCCAGAATCATGAATCATTGAAAGAGCTGATTTTGAGATATTGTAAAAATCTCTTGGTTTCTGATTTGGTGTATTTGGTGCATGGGTGCGAAACGCTAGAGCGAATCGTGCTCGATCGAGCACTGAAGATATGGATTCCCGCACTAGCGGATCATAAT